The following are from one region of the Streptomyces decoyicus genome:
- a CDS encoding dihydrofolate reductase family protein has translation MRTLISTAFISLDGVVEAPGGEPGYRNSGWTFKEVEFLPQAFDLKGREQKEATAMLMGRTSYEAFSPVWPGMEDFADYKVMPKYVVSTTLTKDDLVSNWGETTLLRSLDEVAALKETEGGPIIVHGSASLNQALSDAGLIDRYHLIVFPLLLGAGKRLFSATDKDTQKLKLVEHEVYANGLQKNVFDVVH, from the coding sequence ATGCGCACTCTGATCAGCACCGCCTTCATATCGCTCGACGGTGTCGTGGAGGCCCCGGGCGGCGAGCCCGGTTACCGAAACTCGGGGTGGACCTTCAAGGAGGTCGAGTTCCTCCCCCAGGCATTCGACCTCAAGGGCCGGGAGCAGAAGGAAGCCACCGCGATGCTGATGGGCCGGACCAGCTACGAGGCGTTCAGCCCGGTGTGGCCCGGCATGGAGGACTTCGCCGATTACAAGGTGATGCCGAAGTACGTCGTCTCCACCACCCTTACCAAGGACGACCTGGTGTCGAACTGGGGCGAGACGACGCTTCTGCGCTCACTCGACGAGGTCGCCGCGCTGAAGGAGACGGAGGGCGGGCCGATCATCGTCCATGGCAGCGCCTCCCTGAACCAAGCCCTCTCGGATGCCGGCCTGATCGACCGTTACCACCTGATCGTCTTCCCGCTGCTGCTCGGTGCGGGCAAGCGGCTCTTCAGCGCCACGGACAAGGACACACAGAAGCTGAAGCTCGTCGAGCACGAGGTCTACGCCAACGGCCTGCAGAAGAACGTCTTCGACGTCGTCCACTGA
- a CDS encoding oxygenase MpaB family protein translates to MTYTQASMDALRRAGDELADATVATLFERGEVGKFNSLMRYVSTAGQELPEGLPGVAREYLHETSAPPAWVDWDEMERARLFFIDNNVHISTALSFASMPACYVVPHVAKLLSATHALKYPSKRMAETGQFTVYLMQPDAFEAGSRFLPAAQKVRLLHASIRHHLTRENQWDTAGLGTPICQEDMIGGQMMFSLQVLDALHRLGIHMNTEGADAYYYAWRVVGAMLGIDQNQVPKDLEAAREFSDLYMTRHMGPSEEGAQLTRQLIDLYEDVVPGTFFDPLVGALIRYLIGDTCADWLQVPRTPWDTAVKAAPALLSIFETIEDRSPFGAWALDRLGHITTLFELSSLTRGRVMHYAIPEQLKKDFGVSSTVPAANRWTPPPATVSG, encoded by the coding sequence CGGCGAGGTGGGCAAATTCAACTCCCTCATGCGTTACGTCTCCACCGCCGGCCAGGAACTGCCCGAGGGCCTGCCGGGAGTGGCCCGGGAGTACCTGCATGAGACCAGCGCTCCCCCTGCCTGGGTGGACTGGGACGAGATGGAGAGGGCCCGGCTGTTCTTCATCGACAACAACGTGCACATCTCCACCGCCTTGTCCTTCGCCTCCATGCCCGCCTGCTACGTCGTGCCGCACGTCGCGAAACTGCTGTCGGCCACCCATGCGCTGAAGTACCCCTCCAAACGGATGGCGGAGACCGGGCAATTCACCGTCTACCTCATGCAGCCCGACGCGTTCGAGGCCGGCAGCCGTTTCCTCCCCGCCGCCCAGAAGGTCCGCCTGCTGCACGCCTCCATCCGCCACCACCTCACACGCGAAAACCAGTGGGACACCGCCGGCCTGGGTACACCGATCTGCCAGGAGGACATGATCGGCGGGCAGATGATGTTTTCCCTCCAGGTCCTGGACGCCCTGCACCGACTCGGCATCCACATGAACACCGAAGGCGCCGACGCCTACTACTACGCCTGGCGGGTCGTCGGCGCCATGCTGGGCATCGACCAGAACCAGGTGCCCAAGGACCTCGAGGCCGCCCGCGAGTTCTCCGACCTGTACATGACCCGGCACATGGGGCCGTCCGAGGAAGGCGCTCAGCTCACCCGCCAGCTCATCGACCTCTATGAAGACGTCGTCCCCGGCACCTTCTTCGACCCCCTCGTCGGCGCCCTTATCCGCTATCTCATCGGCGACACCTGCGCCGACTGGCTCCAGGTTCCCCGGACCCCCTGGGACACCGCTGTCAAAGCCGCGCCCGCGCTGCTCAGTATCTTCGAGACGATCGAGGACAGATCCCCCTTCGGAGCCTGGGCCCTGGACCGCCTCGGCCACATCACCACCCTCTTCGAACTCAGCTCCCTCACCCGCGGCCGCGTCATGCACTACGCCATCCCCGAACAGCTCAAGAAGGACTTCGGTGTCAGCAGCACCGTGCCGGCCGCAAACCGCTGGACCCCGCCCCCGGCAACCGTCAGCGGGTAG